A section of the Acidobacteriota bacterium genome encodes:
- a CDS encoding ABC transporter permease, whose amino-acid sequence MRNFVQDVRYGFRQLIKSPMFTLVAVITLALGIGANTAIFSVVNAVLLRPLPYNEPEQLVAVAETDTRKVEIRGALSYPNYFDWRKQNTCFENFASYYRNSMALTGLETPVDIPSATVSANLFAVLKANPQLGRWFTEDEENPNGRLAVVISHRLWQKQFGGDPNILSRSIKLNDRLFQVVGVMPAGFQFPIKADPVDLWVTLAVDGMKTEDDDAPMTEQRGAHFFEGIARLKPGVSIEQAQAEMSQIASTLEKQYPEENTYRGIKISPFQEVLVIDYREALLIILGAVGCVLLIGCANVANLLLARATVRHKEIAVRVALGASRWQIIRQLLTESLLLAVAGGVLGLLLAWWGTEALVGLIPEDVPRLAEINIDWRVLAFTFVVSLTTGILFGLVPAWQATKVELTEAMKENTRGTGASRHRSRLRNVLVIAEVAIAVVLLISAGLLLQTFRKLQDVNLGIDTHNVLSAEIDLPVTRYPKPEQAAAFYQQLTERLNSLPGVVKASAITPMPLSGNGYRTSVEFEGREYPQGETPRSHFRVITLGYFDTLKIAQVSGRDFNEHDTDKSLKVVIVNETFVKNYFPDDNPIGKRVKPGVSVSEKEEPWREIIGVVKDVRHSQILGREPDPEIYLPHTQCQFNFMGLAIRTSGEPGAMAKLLQAEVNAIDKDIPLSRVKTLEQYLGVAIAQPRFNAMLLGMFGLLALTLTSIGLYSVIAYSVAQRTQEIGVRMALGAQTGNILRMVLRQGLMLTAIGLGIGIVSAYYLTELLARMLYGVRSTDFLTFLFTSLILTGVALVACLVPARRAAKTDPMVALRYE is encoded by the coding sequence ATGAGAAATTTTGTACAGGATGTTCGTTACGGATTTCGCCAGTTAATTAAAAGCCCGATGTTCACCCTGGTGGCGGTGATTACGCTGGCTTTGGGGATTGGCGCTAACACCGCCATCTTCAGTGTCGTCAATGCTGTGTTGCTTAGACCGTTGCCCTATAACGAACCCGAGCAACTGGTGGCGGTTGCCGAAACCGATACGCGCAAGGTTGAAATTCGTGGGGCGCTTTCCTATCCCAACTATTTCGATTGGCGAAAGCAAAACACCTGCTTTGAAAATTTCGCCTCCTACTATCGCAACAGCATGGCGCTCACCGGTCTGGAGACGCCTGTCGATATTCCTTCGGCTACAGTTTCAGCCAACCTGTTTGCGGTTTTGAAAGCCAATCCGCAACTCGGTCGCTGGTTTACCGAAGACGAAGAAAATCCCAACGGCAGGCTTGCGGTCGTCATCAGTCATCGCCTGTGGCAAAAACAATTCGGCGGCGATCCGAATATTCTTTCACGTTCCATCAAACTCAATGACCGGCTCTTTCAAGTGGTCGGTGTGATGCCCGCAGGGTTTCAATTTCCCATCAAAGCCGACCCGGTTGACCTCTGGGTCACACTCGCCGTTGATGGTATGAAAACCGAGGACGACGACGCGCCAATGACTGAACAACGCGGGGCGCATTTTTTCGAGGGGATTGCGCGTCTCAAGCCCGGCGTTTCGATTGAACAGGCGCAGGCTGAAATGAGTCAGATTGCCAGCACTCTCGAAAAACAGTACCCGGAAGAGAACACCTATCGCGGCATTAAAATTTCTCCTTTTCAAGAAGTGCTGGTTATCGATTATCGCGAAGCTTTGCTGATTATTTTAGGCGCGGTTGGTTGTGTGTTGCTGATTGGCTGCGCCAATGTCGCCAATTTGTTACTCGCCCGCGCTACGGTGCGTCATAAAGAGATTGCCGTTCGTGTGGCGCTGGGCGCGAGTCGCTGGCAAATCATTCGCCAGTTGCTCACTGAAAGTTTATTGCTGGCGGTTGCCGGTGGGGTGCTGGGTCTGTTGCTCGCGTGGTGGGGCACGGAGGCGCTGGTTGGATTGATTCCCGAAGATGTGCCGCGTCTTGCGGAAATCAATATCGATTGGCGGGTGCTGGCGTTTACTTTTGTCGTATCGCTTACCACCGGCATTTTATTCGGATTGGTTCCCGCATGGCAGGCGACCAAAGTTGAATTAACCGAAGCCATGAAAGAGAACACCCGCGGCACCGGCGCATCGCGTCATCGTTCGCGTTTGCGAAACGTATTGGTGATTGCCGAAGTTGCCATCGCGGTTGTGTTATTGATTAGCGCAGGGTTATTGCTGCAAACCTTTCGCAAACTCCAGGATGTGAATCTCGGCATTGATACGCACAATGTTTTATCTGCGGAAATCGATTTGCCTGTAACCCGTTATCCCAAACCCGAACAGGCAGCCGCGTTTTATCAGCAGTTGACCGAACGGTTGAATTCGCTGCCGGGAGTGGTAAAAGCAAGCGCGATTACGCCGATGCCGCTCAGCGGCAATGGCTACCGCACCAGTGTTGAATTTGAAGGGCGGGAATATCCGCAAGGCGAGACGCCGCGTTCCCATTTTCGCGTCATCACCCTCGGCTATTTCGACACCTTGAAAATCGCACAGGTGAGCGGACGCGATTTCAATGAACACGACACCGATAAATCGCTCAAAGTGGTAATCGTCAATGAAACCTTCGTTAAAAATTATTTCCCCGATGATAACCCCATCGGTAAACGTGTGAAACCCGGTGTTTCGGTCAGCGAAAAAGAAGAGCCTTGGCGGGAAATCATCGGCGTCGTCAAAGATGTCCGGCACAGCCAAATCCTCGGACGCGAACCGGACCCGGAAATCTACCTGCCGCACACGCAGTGCCAGTTCAATTTTATGGGATTGGCTATTCGCACATCGGGCGAGCCGGGCGCGATGGCAAAATTATTACAAGCCGAAGTCAATGCCATTGATAAAGATATTCCGCTTTCGCGTGTGAAAACGCTTGAACAATATCTCGGCGTGGCAATTGCCCAACCCCGCTTCAATGCCATGCTGTTGGGAATGTTCGGACTATTGGCTTTGACATTGACCAGCATCGGTCTTTACAGCGTGATTGCTTATTCGGTGGCGCAACGCACCCAGGAAATCGGTGTGCGCATGGCGCTTGGCGCGCAGACCGGCAATATTCTGAGAATGGTTTTGCGACAAGGGTTGATGCTCACGGCAATCGGTTTAGGCATCGGCATCGTGAGCGCCTATTATTTGACCGAACTGCTAGCCAGGATGCTTTACGGGGTTCGCTCGACAGATTTTTTAACTTTCTTGTTTACCAGCCTGATATTGACAGGAGTGGCTCTGGTAGCCTGTTTGGTGCCTGCCAGGCGGGCGGCAAAAACCGACCCGATGGTTGCCTTGAGGTACGAGTAA
- a CDS encoding ABC transporter permease, translated as MQSFRQDVRFALRVLLKNPLFTLVATIALALGIGANTAIFSVVNAVLIQALPYKNADQLAIVWEHNFKRGRDQNVVSPANYLDWKEQNRVFEDMAVFIDQPVNLVGGGDPEEIIAQYASPNFFSLLGVNAERGRVFSLDDGTDGQPAVAILTHGLWQRRFGGDANIVGQTISLNQRDCQVIGVLPENFQWFIKSGSITGKPAELFLPYVLPEQARVRRGRYLSSVARLKPDVSIEQAQSEMTAIAQGLEAQYNDFNANWGINVVPLRKQLSGEIRPALLILAGAVFFVLLIACANVANLLLARASTRQKEIAIRKALGASRWQITRQLLTESLVLSLIGGILGLWLAIWSKDSLIALAPPNLLSVQNVKLDVWTLGFSLVISLLTGLIFGLIPAYESSRDNFQETLKEGGKNIGGTSRTHRLRSAFVVAEMALALVLLIGAGLLMKSLGRLQTVDPGFQTANLLTMRVMLPASKYPQDNQRTGFFNQALERLRNLPGVQSAGAINALPFVQPPAGTKFEIEGQPKAVVGQEPITKVCVTDKNYFDTMRIPLRSGRFFNEQENTQVRHVVIINEKLAETYFPGENPLGKRITIAMKNENLPTEIIGVVGDVRYMNLNSESEPMVYWPHPELTYSSMNFVIRTQNDPLNLAGAARAVIGELDADQPVADVRTMESIVGNTLVSARFNMLLLSIFSMLALVLACVGIYGVMSYAVTQRTHEIGIRMALGAQTRDVLRMIIKEGLSLALLGTLIGLVSAYGLTRLMTKLLFEVSSTDFVTFIIVPLILTGVALVACLVPARRAAKTDPMVALRYD; from the coding sequence ATGCAATCTTTCCGGCAAGATGTACGATTTGCGCTTCGCGTACTTTTGAAAAATCCGCTGTTCACGCTGGTGGCGACCATTGCTTTGGCGCTGGGGATTGGCGCAAACACGGCGATTTTCAGCGTCGTCAATGCCGTATTGATTCAAGCACTGCCTTATAAAAATGCCGATCAACTGGCGATAGTCTGGGAGCATAATTTTAAACGCGGGCGCGACCAGAATGTGGTTTCACCTGCGAACTACCTCGACTGGAAAGAACAAAACAGAGTTTTTGAAGATATGGCGGTTTTCATTGACCAGCCGGTCAATTTAGTCGGGGGTGGCGACCCGGAAGAAATCATCGCTCAGTATGCCTCGCCGAACTTCTTTTCCCTGCTTGGCGTAAATGCCGAGCGTGGTCGGGTCTTTTCATTGGATGATGGAACAGACGGACAACCCGCAGTCGCTATTCTCACACACGGTTTATGGCAGAGACGATTTGGCGGCGATGCAAATATTGTCGGGCAAACAATTAGTTTGAATCAACGCGATTGTCAGGTCATCGGGGTGTTGCCGGAAAATTTCCAATGGTTCATTAAATCGGGGTCGATTACCGGAAAACCTGCGGAACTGTTTCTGCCTTATGTGCTGCCTGAACAAGCGCGGGTTCGCCGTGGGCGATACCTCTCATCGGTGGCGCGCTTGAAACCGGATGTCTCAATCGAACAGGCGCAATCGGAAATGACTGCGATTGCCCAAGGATTAGAAGCGCAATATAACGATTTCAATGCCAATTGGGGCATCAATGTAGTGCCGCTCAGGAAACAGTTGTCAGGAGAAATTCGTCCGGCTTTGTTGATCTTGGCGGGCGCAGTTTTTTTTGTGTTGTTAATTGCTTGCGCCAATGTCGCCAATCTGCTGCTCGCGCGCGCTTCAACTCGTCAAAAAGAAATTGCCATTCGCAAAGCTCTCGGCGCGAGTCGCTGGCAGATCACCAGACAATTACTCACCGAAAGTCTGGTGCTATCGCTGATTGGTGGAATACTCGGTCTGTGGTTAGCCATCTGGAGTAAAGATTCACTGATTGCCCTGGCTCCGCCCAATCTGCTTAGCGTTCAAAATGTCAAACTTGATGTCTGGACGCTCGGATTTTCGCTGGTGATTTCGTTATTGACCGGATTGATTTTCGGACTGATTCCGGCTTATGAATCATCACGCGATAATTTTCAGGAAACCCTTAAAGAAGGCGGCAAAAATATTGGTGGAACTTCGCGGACGCATCGCTTGCGAAGCGCCTTCGTCGTCGCTGAGATGGCGCTGGCATTGGTGTTATTAATCGGAGCCGGGTTGTTGATGAAAAGTTTAGGTCGTCTGCAAACCGTTGACCCCGGATTTCAGACCGCTAACCTTCTCACCATGCGCGTAATGTTACCTGCCAGTAAATATCCGCAGGATAATCAACGCACAGGGTTTTTCAATCAGGCGCTTGAGCGTTTGAGAAATCTGCCCGGCGTGCAATCTGCCGGAGCTATCAATGCTTTACCGTTTGTTCAACCGCCAGCAGGCACCAAGTTTGAAATTGAGGGGCAACCGAAAGCTGTGGTCGGTCAAGAACCGATCACCAAGGTTTGCGTCACCGATAAAAATTATTTTGACACCATGCGCATTCCTTTAAGAAGCGGTCGCTTTTTTAATGAACAGGAAAACACCCAAGTGCGCCACGTGGTGATCATTAATGAAAAGCTGGCTGAGACCTATTTCCCTGGTGAAAACCCACTCGGCAAACGCATCACGATTGCCATGAAAAACGAAAATTTGCCGACCGAAATCATCGGAGTCGTTGGCGATGTTCGTTACATGAACCTCAACAGTGAGAGCGAACCGATGGTTTATTGGCCGCATCCCGAACTGACCTATTCATCGATGAATTTTGTTATCCGCACCCAGAATGACCCTTTGAATCTGGCGGGTGCGGCGCGTGCCGTGATTGGTGAACTCGATGCTGATCAGCCGGTCGCCGATGTGCGCACCATGGAAAGCATTGTCGGCAACACCTTGGTGAGCGCGCGCTTCAATATGTTGTTGCTTTCGATATTTTCAATGCTTGCGCTGGTATTGGCTTGCGTTGGGATTTATGGGGTGATGAGTTATGCGGTGACACAACGCACCCACGAAATCGGCATTCGCATGGCGCTGGGCGCGCAAACCCGTGATGTCTTGCGGATGATTATCAAAGAAGGGTTGAGCCTCGCACTTTTAGGGACATTGATCGGTCTGGTTTCGGCGTATGGCTTAACCAGACTGATGACGAAATTGTTGTTCGAGGTCAGTTCAACCGATTTTGTCACCTTTATTATCGTACCGCTGATATTGACAGGAGTGGCTCTGGTAGCCTGTTTGGTGCCTGCCAGGCGGGCGGCAAAAACCGATCCGATGGTTGCCTTGAGGTACGACTAG